GCAACGCTGCAGCCACAGAGAAGCCCAAGACCGATGTCAAGGCCAGAACCATCACTGATAGCTTCTTCATAACCATCCTCCTTTAATAGTTTGTTTCAAATCGTTCGTTGTCAGCCCAATACTACACGCAATCAAAGAATCTGTCAACGGGAAATTCCGCCGACTCATGCTGCCGCTGCGAAACTAGATAGGAGGCTGAGCAACCCGAAACCGAGGAGCACGGCAGCCGGAAACAGAGGTGAGCCTGGCGGTGTGGCCAGAAGAATGATGAGGATCACTGCCAGATGGGGCAGGACCATCGTCAACGCCAACGGAGCCACCAACATACCGATCAGCGTTAGAAGCTTCTTCATACCATCCTCCTTTTTTCATCAGACTTTTGAGGTGCAACCTGAAACCGGGCCAGATATTACACGAAGCCCGCGAGGTTGTCAAGAAAAAATTATCGTTTTTTAGGAACAAGGTTTTTGACCCAGGCCCTGCGGTGGGTCGGGGGCCCGGCCGGAGGCCGTTCAGGGCCGGTTTGCGACTCACAGGTCGGCGTATTGTCAGGGATCACTCAATGGACCGATTCGCCCCAAATGAGGAACACCCGTTTGTCACCCGTCAAGCGGGCACGCCGGAGGCGTGCTCTCCCGGGCTATCTTCAAGGGGATCGCCCATGTGTCATCGTACACCATGAAGGATGAAAGTGCGTTTGCCGACGCATGAAGGGGGCCAACTGATGAGTAATCCGCTAGGACCTTTCATCCGCTGGGAGATTACTTTCGAGGGAGAGGTTGAAAGGATCTCCTTCGATGAGTCTTGCGAAGGCGCGCCGGACGGCCGGGTGGGCGAAGTAGCGGGCGGCCCTCTGGCAGTCTCGCTTGATCTGGCGCTTCAGGTCCTCCGGGGTGTCGAATCGCCTTTCCGGTCGCAGCCGGTGGAGCACGCGCAGCCGGAGGCGCTCGCCGAGCAGATCGCCCTGCCAGTCGAGCAGGTGAGGTTCGACCATGAGATCACTGTCGCCGCCGAAGGTCGGCCGATAGCCCACGTTGGTTACGCTGCGATGCCACTTTTGCCCGATGCCGACCAGCGTGATGTAGACGCCCACGGCAGGCAGCACGGCGTTTTCGACGTTGAGATTGGCCGTCGGCACGAGCAGCTCATGGCCGCGCCCCTCTCCCTTGACGACGTGGCCGATGAGTTCATAAGGGCGACCGAGCATCCGTCGCGCGAGGTTCACCCGGCCGGCCTTGAGCAATCGGCGGATCATCGTTGCGCTGACCCGATGACCGCGCAGCTTCACTTCCTCGACCTCGATGGCCCTGCGTCCGAGGCGACGGGCCACGTCGCGGGCCAGCTCGATATTGCCTCGCCGCTTGTGACCGAACGCCGCTCCCTTGCCGAGGTACAGCTCGCGCGCATCGAGTTGCCCGAAGATGTAGTGTTCGAGAAAAGTTTCCGCGGGCGTGGCGGCGAGGTCTGATGTGAACGGGAGGATCACCACCTGCTGGATGCCCATCTCGACCATAATCTCGATGCGTTGCTCGAGCGTTTGCAGCAGTGGCGGGGCCGTCTCGGGTCGAAGAACAAGGCGCGGGTGAGGATCAAAGGTGACCACCGTTGGAGTGACGCCGAGGCGCCGGGCCTGCTCGACGACGGTCGTCATGATCCTCTGATGGCCGATGTGCATCCCGTCGAAGACGCCAAAGGTGAC
The DNA window shown above is from Blastocatellia bacterium and carries:
- the ribF gene encoding riboflavin biosynthesis protein RibF; the encoded protein is MREIRFIRRWGLDELMRPTVVTFGVFDGMHIGHQRIMTTVVEQARRLGVTPTVVTFDPHPRLVLRPETAPPLLQTLEQRIEIMVEMGIQQVVILPFTSDLAATPAETFLEHYIFGQLDARELYLGKGAAFGHKRRGNIELARDVARRLGRRAIEVEEVKLRGHRVSATMIRRLLKAGRVNLARRMLGRPYELIGHVVKGEGRGHELLVPTANLNVENAVLPAVGVYITLVGIGQKWHRSVTNVGYRPTFGGDSDLMVEPHLLDWQGDLLGERLRLRVLHRLRPERRFDTPEDLKRQIKRDCQRAARYFAHPAVRRAFARLIEGDPFNLSLESNLPADERS